Proteins found in one Bremerella volcania genomic segment:
- a CDS encoding YidC/Oxa1 family insertase periplasmic-domain containing protein has translation MERRHITFIFLAASLLLTFNLLSNMNKPEEKPDDAREEIVEVDTDANGPKDGKPGDGNDVPAEEDKVTYDRQFATLGSVNPEDGYRMLVTLDSKGASVHRVELSNPNYQSYEHDDDGGYLGQLAFDETDGHGVKINVIGPGTPAAQAIAKTEGAANGLKVGDTIVSVNDQPISDIKSFQEAMRGTKPRGEIEVTVERPSATEGEEPEKIVFTAALRKHPIEVIKPDVSTITGANGLPQEYVHPPAYLTTLAQVGSLTAREGAAQYKSLAEIKGLPSLIHGNWKTTQVSENEVHFEMTLFPSDLKQLGDNRKLRLVKKFKLTKVTEEMTDAEGFHIDYDLELHNESEESLSVAYKQLGPTGLPLEGWWYAHKISHGFGTAGIRDVTWESEDGSDYRLFTVYDLVEQAQKEGADPQTPLYNLDTNVKTKYAGVDAQYFNSSLLLDHENSSNSIDLAEATAAPIAPIDESYEPKTDCTFTLQSRAYPIGGGQTVNQKFRIFAGPKKTDVLQHYGLGKVEYYGWFSPVSSILLVVLHGLYSVLGSYGLAIIVLTLMVRGAMHPISRKQAKNMQIQQALAPEIKRISDQYKDDPEGRLKAQQELFKKHNFNPVGGCLMMFIQLPIFLGLYRALAVDFQLRQAPLIPGLAWCSNLAAPDQLLYWANWMPEFLSRPTGFPSLGPYLNILPLVTVSLFLVQQKLFMPPPQDEQQAMQQRIMTIMMIFMGVMFFKVPSGLCIYFITSSIWGIVERKLLPKPKNIPVVVEAKKEEIKQPKVRQAKKKK, from the coding sequence GTGGAACGGCGCCACATCACGTTCATCTTTCTTGCCGCTTCGCTGCTGCTGACATTCAACCTCCTGAGCAACATGAACAAGCCGGAGGAGAAGCCGGACGATGCGCGAGAGGAGATTGTCGAGGTCGATACCGATGCGAACGGCCCCAAGGACGGCAAGCCCGGCGATGGGAACGATGTTCCGGCAGAAGAAGACAAGGTCACCTACGATCGCCAGTTCGCGACGCTCGGCTCGGTCAATCCGGAAGACGGATACCGCATGCTGGTGACGCTCGATTCCAAAGGGGCGTCGGTTCACCGCGTGGAACTGAGTAACCCCAACTATCAAAGCTACGAGCACGACGACGACGGGGGCTATCTCGGCCAGTTGGCTTTCGACGAAACCGATGGCCACGGCGTGAAGATCAACGTCATCGGTCCCGGCACGCCGGCCGCCCAGGCCATCGCCAAGACCGAAGGGGCCGCCAACGGTTTGAAAGTCGGCGACACGATCGTCTCGGTCAACGATCAACCGATCAGCGATATCAAGAGCTTCCAGGAAGCGATGCGCGGCACGAAACCGCGCGGTGAGATCGAAGTCACTGTTGAGCGTCCTTCGGCAACCGAAGGGGAAGAGCCGGAGAAGATCGTCTTTACGGCGGCGCTTCGCAAACACCCGATTGAAGTCATTAAGCCAGACGTCTCGACCATCACCGGGGCCAATGGCCTGCCGCAGGAATACGTCCACCCGCCTGCCTACCTGACGACGCTCGCCCAGGTCGGTTCGCTCACCGCGCGGGAAGGGGCTGCCCAGTACAAAAGTCTGGCCGAGATCAAAGGCCTGCCGTCGCTGATCCATGGCAATTGGAAGACCACGCAGGTTTCAGAGAACGAAGTCCACTTCGAGATGACGTTGTTCCCCAGCGACCTGAAGCAATTGGGAGACAACCGCAAGCTGCGTCTGGTTAAGAAGTTTAAGCTGACCAAGGTCACCGAAGAGATGACCGACGCCGAGGGCTTCCATATCGACTACGACCTGGAACTGCACAACGAGTCGGAAGAGTCGCTCAGCGTGGCCTACAAGCAGCTCGGTCCCACGGGGCTGCCGCTGGAAGGTTGGTGGTACGCCCACAAGATCAGCCACGGCTTCGGCACCGCCGGCATCCGCGACGTGACGTGGGAATCGGAAGATGGCAGCGACTACCGGTTGTTCACCGTGTACGACCTGGTCGAGCAAGCCCAGAAGGAAGGGGCCGATCCTCAGACGCCCCTTTACAACTTAGACACCAACGTCAAAACGAAGTATGCCGGCGTCGACGCCCAGTACTTCAACAGTTCGTTGCTGTTGGATCACGAGAACAGTTCGAACTCGATCGATCTGGCCGAGGCCACCGCGGCTCCGATCGCTCCGATCGATGAATCGTACGAACCGAAAACGGACTGCACGTTCACCCTGCAAAGCCGAGCCTATCCAATCGGCGGCGGGCAAACGGTCAACCAGAAGTTCCGTATCTTTGCCGGGCCGAAGAAGACCGACGTGCTGCAGCACTACGGGCTTGGCAAGGTCGAATACTATGGTTGGTTCAGCCCGGTCTCGTCGATCTTGCTGGTCGTGCTGCACGGGTTGTATTCCGTGCTTGGGAGTTATGGTCTGGCGATCATCGTGCTGACGCTGATGGTGCGTGGTGCGATGCACCCAATCAGCCGCAAGCAGGCCAAGAACATGCAGATTCAGCAGGCCCTTGCTCCGGAAATCAAACGCATCAGCGATCAATACAAAGACGACCCGGAAGGACGTCTCAAGGCGCAGCAAGAACTGTTCAAGAAGCACAACTTCAACCCGGTGGGTGGCTGCTTGATGATGTTCATTCAATTGCCGATCTTCCTGGGGCTTTACCGGGCACTGGCGGTCGACTTCCAACTGCGTCAAGCACCGCTGATTCCAGGCCTGGCATGGTGCTCGAACCTGGCCGCTCCCGATCAACTGCTGTACTGGGCCAACTGGATGCCGGAGTTCCTCTCACGTCCGACCGGCTTCCCGAGCCTGGGTCCTTACCTGAACATCTTGCCGCTGGTCACCGTGTCGCTGTTCCTCGTGCAGCAGAAGCTGTTCATGCCGCCGCCGCAAGACGAACAACAAGCGATGCAGCAGCGGATCATGACCATCATGATGATCTTCATGGGGGTCATGTTCTTCAAAGTTCCTTCGGGCCTGTGTATCTACTTCATCACCTCCAGCATCTGGGGCATCGTCGAGCGGAAGCTGCTTCCCAAGCCGAAGAACATCCCAGTGGTGGTCGAGGCGAAGAAGGAAGAGATCAAGCAGCCGAAAGTCCGCCAGGCGAAGAAGAAAAAGTAG
- a CDS encoding tRNA modification GTPase, giving the protein MDLEQTIVAISSAPGIGGRSIVRLSGAEAVRLALSVTLRPDDVTFSGSQVIQREICLPGERTLLADFWIWPTSRSYTRQPQVEIHLLGSRAIADLVLIDLRRAGARLAQPGEFTMRAFLAGRLDLTQAEAVLGVIDAHGEQRFQSALRQLSGGLSGPLQNARNDLIELLALLEAGLDFVEEDIEFIEMEELRERVTCIYDSLARLRDQIQSRSTNQSIPKVVLLGLPNAGKSSLFNALAGSDEAITSPVSGTTRDFITRKVHWQNVDLELVDTAGHELPEGDVIRKFMADQTRFATEDCDIGILCVDAQAGMLEQDRELSRRIPADQLLIVATKCDCLETECPAFASQATSAKAKTGIEALQQAIVAKLTELELTEDTLVPSSAIRCLGAIEETLGALATCLDGIAGYHSEELIASEIRYAIGQLSEVVGAVYTDDILDVIFSRFCIGK; this is encoded by the coding sequence ATGGACCTGGAACAAACGATCGTCGCGATATCGTCCGCGCCAGGTATCGGCGGCAGGTCCATCGTCCGCCTGAGCGGCGCGGAGGCCGTCCGCCTCGCGCTAAGCGTAACACTGCGGCCTGATGACGTCACGTTCAGCGGCTCGCAAGTCATCCAGCGCGAGATCTGCCTGCCTGGCGAGCGAACGCTGTTGGCCGACTTCTGGATCTGGCCCACGTCACGCAGTTATACCCGGCAGCCGCAGGTCGAAATCCATCTGCTGGGAAGCCGCGCGATCGCCGACCTCGTGTTGATCGACCTGCGCCGCGCGGGGGCACGTTTGGCTCAGCCAGGCGAATTCACGATGCGAGCCTTTCTGGCCGGCAGGCTCGATCTCACCCAGGCTGAAGCGGTGCTGGGAGTGATCGACGCCCATGGCGAGCAGCGGTTCCAATCGGCGCTGCGGCAACTCTCTGGTGGACTATCTGGCCCACTGCAAAACGCACGCAATGATCTGATCGAGCTGTTAGCGCTGCTGGAAGCAGGTCTCGATTTCGTGGAAGAAGACATCGAGTTCATCGAGATGGAAGAACTCCGCGAGCGCGTCACCTGCATATACGACTCGCTCGCTCGACTTCGCGATCAGATTCAGTCGCGATCGACCAACCAGTCGATCCCCAAGGTCGTTCTGCTGGGACTGCCCAATGCCGGCAAGAGCAGCTTGTTCAATGCCCTGGCCGGATCGGACGAGGCAATCACGTCACCAGTCTCCGGTACCACGCGCGACTTCATTACTCGCAAGGTTCACTGGCAGAACGTCGATCTCGAATTGGTCGATACGGCTGGGCACGAACTACCGGAAGGCGACGTGATCCGAAAATTCATGGCCGATCAAACCCGATTTGCCACCGAAGATTGTGACATTGGAATTCTATGCGTCGATGCCCAGGCAGGCATGTTGGAGCAAGACCGTGAGCTGAGCCGGCGCATTCCCGCGGATCAGTTGCTGATCGTGGCCACGAAATGCGACTGCCTGGAAACAGAGTGCCCGGCATTCGCCTCGCAAGCGACCAGCGCGAAGGCGAAAACTGGCATCGAAGCTCTCCAACAAGCCATCGTGGCTAAACTTACGGAGTTGGAGCTGACGGAGGATACGTTGGTCCCCAGCTCAGCGATCCGCTGCCTGGGCGCGATTGAAGAGACGCTGGGGGCACTTGCCACCTGTTTGGATGGCATCGCGGGATATCACTCTGAGGAATTGATCGCTTCTGAGATTCGTTACGCCATCGGTCAGCTTTCAGAGGTTGTGGGCGCGGTCTATACGGATGACATACTGGACGTGATCTTTTCCCGATTTTGCATTGGAAAATAG
- a CDS encoding Gfo/Idh/MocA family protein — protein sequence MRSNENRRNFMKLTAAAGAGFWAAGGVQAQETKSPNEKINFASIGIGGKGSSDSNDAGRAGNMVAIVDIDKERLEQAGVRFPDAKKYTDYRAMLTEMGDKVDAVTVSTPDHSHAPASAMAMKMGKHCFTQKPLTHSIWEARRLGEIAKENKVVTQMGNQGTAERGVRRAAEIIQGGGIGNVNEVHVWTNRPVWPQGIAKPEPQPIPETLDWEMFIGPAPYREYADAYHPFKWRGWWDFGTGALGDMACHTFNMAFMALNLRDPISVEAESSGHNGQTYPKWSVIKFEFPELDGRAPVTMYWYDGGKLPAPELTKDLPLDNGKLSSSGSLLIGDAGKIYSPNDYGAKFHLLPEEKYKDYEGPAESIPRSPGHFKEFVDGIKGGPEPMSNFPNYAGPLSETILLGNLSVWTTGESGKGKVIEWDAKNLEAKNAPEVAEIIKPKYREGWADLI from the coding sequence ATGCGTTCTAACGAGAATCGTCGTAACTTCATGAAGCTGACGGCGGCTGCCGGTGCTGGCTTCTGGGCTGCCGGTGGTGTGCAGGCCCAAGAGACGAAGTCCCCTAACGAGAAGATCAACTTCGCCAGCATCGGTATCGGCGGTAAAGGTTCGAGCGATTCGAATGATGCTGGACGCGCCGGCAACATGGTGGCCATCGTCGACATCGACAAAGAACGCTTGGAACAAGCGGGTGTTCGCTTCCCGGACGCGAAGAAGTACACTGACTACCGCGCTATGCTGACCGAAATGGGCGACAAGGTCGACGCCGTCACCGTCAGTACCCCAGACCACTCGCATGCTCCTGCTTCGGCCATGGCCATGAAGATGGGCAAGCACTGCTTCACGCAGAAGCCACTGACCCACAGCATCTGGGAAGCACGTCGCCTGGGCGAAATCGCTAAGGAAAACAAGGTCGTGACTCAGATGGGTAACCAAGGTACGGCCGAACGTGGCGTTCGTCGTGCTGCGGAAATCATCCAAGGTGGCGGCATCGGAAACGTGAACGAAGTTCACGTCTGGACCAACCGCCCTGTCTGGCCGCAAGGTATTGCCAAGCCGGAACCACAACCCATTCCAGAAACGCTGGATTGGGAAATGTTCATCGGCCCAGCGCCTTACCGTGAATACGCCGACGCTTATCACCCATTCAAGTGGCGTGGTTGGTGGGACTTTGGTACCGGTGCTCTCGGTGACATGGCATGCCATACGTTCAACATGGCCTTCATGGCATTGAACCTGCGTGATCCGATCTCGGTCGAAGCCGAATCGTCCGGCCACAACGGCCAAACCTATCCGAAGTGGTCGGTCATCAAGTTCGAGTTCCCAGAACTCGACGGTCGTGCTCCGGTTACCATGTACTGGTACGACGGCGGTAAGCTGCCAGCTCCGGAACTAACCAAGGACCTGCCGCTGGATAACGGCAAGCTGTCCAGCAGCGGCAGCCTGTTGATCGGCGACGCCGGTAAGATCTACTCGCCAAACGATTACGGTGCCAAGTTCCACTTGCTGCCGGAAGAAAAGTACAAGGACTACGAAGGTCCAGCCGAATCGATTCCGCGTTCGCCGGGTCACTTCAAGGAATTCGTCGATGGCATCAAGGGCGGTCCTGAGCCCATGTCGAACTTCCCGAACTACGCCGGTCCGCTGTCGGAAACCATCCTGCTGGGTAACCTGTCGGTCTGGACCACCGGTGAATCGGGCAAGGGTAAGGTCATCGAATGGGATGCCAAGAACCTGGAAGCCAAGAACGCTCCGGAAGTCGCGGAGATCATCAAGCCGAAGTACCGCGAAGGTTGGGCTGACCTGATCTAG
- a CDS encoding RNA polymerase sigma factor → MSLPPSATKTVSDAQDVASQTESAFVQYDRVKAAEEDALLIQALQSNDREALGTFVQRQQGFVFGYLRSRMVDPTDADDLCQEVFLRCLAGKVRFRGDVPVRPWLLGVARNVLREHIRRNKRRKEVEWTELCLELDSLTEDDSSDYRIVHGWLHSCIEMLGSSAHEALKMHYFARLKMAQIAEKMRRSEGAVKLLVFRARQALKECVTRKSRIASDE, encoded by the coding sequence ATGTCGTTACCCCCTTCCGCAACAAAGACGGTTTCTGACGCACAAGATGTCGCGTCGCAGACCGAATCCGCCTTTGTGCAGTACGACCGTGTAAAAGCCGCGGAAGAGGATGCGCTTCTGATTCAGGCCTTGCAGTCCAACGATCGCGAAGCCTTGGGGACCTTCGTCCAGCGACAGCAAGGGTTCGTCTTTGGCTATCTCCGTTCCCGGATGGTCGACCCGACCGATGCCGACGATCTGTGCCAGGAAGTCTTTCTGCGGTGTCTGGCCGGCAAGGTTCGCTTTCGCGGCGATGTGCCGGTTCGGCCGTGGCTCTTGGGCGTTGCCCGGAACGTCCTCCGCGAACACATTCGCCGCAACAAGCGCCGCAAGGAAGTCGAGTGGACCGAGCTTTGCCTGGAACTCGACTCGCTGACTGAGGACGACAGCTCCGATTATCGCATCGTGCACGGGTGGCTTCATTCGTGCATCGAGATGCTCGGTAGTTCGGCTCACGAAGCATTGAAAATGCATTACTTCGCTCGTCTGAAAATGGCCCAAATCGCGGAAAAGATGCGGCGCAGCGAAGGGGCCGTCAAGCTTCTCGTTTTCCGTGCCCGTCAGGCCCTCAAAGAATGCGTCACACGAAAGTCGCGGATCGCCTCGGATGAATGA
- a CDS encoding outer membrane protein assembly factor BamB family protein: MNDQELIVLVQESSIDDLTLDQIRHLRARLPESSQLRDALSERLRMEHHLVDALGASGDTPDQFVQKMMQRKQRQNSGSRLVLSLTLALVLFVGVSAGVYYQLQIESKSNDIAATDASPSTVDTTGKPDPSQRTTARSSDTSPMGNTNPSETHRDDQTADNNKPDEKQPQPEPVARDVPVEEEALVPRDVPPLTFAHLTSLPDADRRDSLTRAQFDSWLAKASAKLPAEIQEFRDGDRPQTKMKGWFRLRGKFPSHAALRFELSETHRVRFHFYCGDQGVSIVRHEHDYSPWYAYAMTAGEDGIQPKSLRLQANDAYREHRGPARHYQPVAFFFDDTTSELVFYRGDVEVIRTPLPSPPDRIYVEGESIIRRMNLWPLASLPEAQPQYPQQVVIDRTADLPWQSKLAEQASLEKNADGTLSLVSKNPENHSWTVVPIPGYGLRMVELELTGVDRSHGVFLTQPAKTPQEGETAEVPSPQDGLVFNRNRKTDELYARFSYIWDAGHEVDRNPLEHPATQVGDHVWVRLLAGGGQTRGWISLDGEHWALLSSEDNDTKGTYNHVGISSAKVEGDHRLTLKKMVVRELSGLTRLFPQEHWAKVDQVNWKELGESPYASEPFTLPDGSKLSADLATRLRRFSCVGASYDHMKDLCTEAIEAAPSNADKRQVIKDMLALTKTWPLEYSEKRFIGWCEERLGQLFEEQLTTPERQDYAAFRRELLNLPTMNRDPMGYFSQERFNAEMLVAIQQERWNDILDSCEAMRRYYSYDPRKVRSDFPIINWAGGIAVRHSNRANQDADYLTEGRSTSLLVEDLSKEAYNISAELNAALDSDAIADACRLITQIPESAAEGLAPSGSDPDHLFSVTAAIQMAVQNHEALQHQMEKEHADLAQLRVNSAIQRGDRKVVELVTLQFFDTKAAAEAHLWLGDQATSAGDFASSLQHYIKAARSAEGELKSKVDARLLMLGHMPSGDQAEPNGSISIGSKTLSANSLINETAVIRSTHAAQQEVAGADANPAANAAWPAMASIQPSDVVLRGSWGREQDRVPSAVRDSHVDWHGQSLGMTSSGDQAFLCNRFELWKLDLKNQKELWKRSEKDKDRGKAHAFPYTRCVPLLVGDMVVTRMLHEKGFALYGFDRETGDQRWVTNLDDQMVLATDPVSVQGRVLIVTLREVSQSTYAVRLSRVDLSTGEILDSHPLFRIRDTWFDRGIGNVVAHREQLLIDLGGVLASCDISGHLQWVRKQLTFPQRIDSRWAAQQLSNIKILGDQAISFHAGALRLECFDVATGTLRWTLPGTDVQSIELLDDQTLLVEQPDRWLLVSAEGGKVTSEVAKPENLLSWHITQDALIGLTYRGPEEKDQKGTMQVVRLDVRSGETSELQSIEVPGKELPAAGPLFFGPDKWHFWQSEDKNKDERRLMVVQ, translated from the coding sequence ATGAATGACCAAGAACTGATCGTGCTTGTGCAAGAGAGCTCGATCGATGACCTCACGCTCGACCAGATTCGCCATCTCCGCGCGCGGTTGCCGGAATCCTCCCAACTGCGCGATGCCCTCTCCGAGCGTCTGCGGATGGAACATCACCTGGTCGATGCGCTGGGTGCCTCCGGCGATACGCCAGATCAGTTCGTGCAAAAGATGATGCAACGCAAGCAGCGTCAGAATTCTGGTTCGCGTTTGGTTTTAAGCCTGACGCTTGCATTGGTGTTATTCGTCGGCGTTTCTGCCGGCGTTTACTATCAGCTTCAGATCGAGTCGAAATCGAACGATATCGCGGCAACGGACGCGTCCCCCTCAACGGTCGATACAACCGGCAAGCCAGATCCTTCGCAGCGCACTACCGCGCGGTCGTCAGACACCTCGCCGATGGGAAACACGAATCCATCGGAGACGCACCGGGATGATCAAACTGCGGACAACAACAAACCCGACGAGAAACAACCTCAGCCTGAGCCGGTAGCGCGAGACGTACCTGTTGAAGAAGAAGCCCTCGTTCCACGTGACGTGCCCCCGCTGACGTTTGCCCATCTGACCTCGCTGCCAGACGCCGATCGCCGCGATTCGTTGACCCGCGCTCAATTCGATTCGTGGCTGGCAAAAGCTTCCGCCAAGCTTCCCGCTGAAATCCAGGAGTTTCGCGATGGCGATCGCCCCCAAACGAAGATGAAGGGATGGTTTCGCCTGCGGGGGAAGTTCCCTTCACACGCGGCGCTGCGATTTGAATTGTCGGAAACGCATCGCGTGCGGTTTCATTTCTACTGTGGCGACCAAGGCGTGAGCATCGTCCGCCACGAACACGACTATTCACCCTGGTATGCGTATGCGATGACCGCCGGGGAAGATGGCATCCAACCCAAGAGCCTTCGACTGCAGGCCAACGATGCTTACCGTGAGCATCGGGGCCCGGCGCGGCATTATCAGCCAGTGGCCTTCTTCTTCGACGATACGACGAGCGAACTGGTCTTCTACCGCGGCGACGTGGAAGTCATCCGCACACCGCTGCCCTCGCCGCCCGATCGTATCTACGTTGAAGGGGAGTCGATTATTCGCCGCATGAATCTTTGGCCGCTCGCGTCACTACCCGAGGCACAACCGCAATACCCACAGCAAGTCGTGATCGACCGCACGGCGGATCTCCCCTGGCAGTCGAAACTGGCCGAGCAGGCGTCGCTGGAAAAGAACGCCGACGGAACGCTGTCGCTGGTCAGCAAGAATCCCGAGAACCACAGCTGGACCGTCGTACCGATCCCCGGCTACGGCCTGCGTATGGTCGAACTGGAACTAACTGGCGTCGACCGATCGCACGGCGTGTTCTTAACGCAGCCTGCCAAAACGCCCCAGGAGGGAGAAACGGCGGAAGTGCCGTCTCCCCAAGATGGGCTCGTCTTCAATCGGAACCGCAAGACGGATGAACTTTACGCGCGGTTCTCTTACATCTGGGATGCCGGGCACGAGGTGGACCGCAACCCGCTGGAGCATCCGGCAACGCAAGTGGGAGATCACGTTTGGGTTCGCTTGCTGGCCGGTGGAGGTCAAACTCGCGGTTGGATCAGCCTCGACGGCGAGCACTGGGCGTTGCTTTCCAGCGAGGACAACGATACCAAGGGCACCTACAATCACGTCGGCATTTCGTCGGCCAAAGTCGAAGGAGACCACCGCCTCACCCTTAAAAAGATGGTAGTGCGCGAGCTGTCGGGACTGACGCGGCTCTTCCCTCAAGAGCATTGGGCGAAGGTCGATCAGGTCAACTGGAAAGAGTTGGGAGAGTCTCCCTACGCCAGCGAGCCGTTTACCTTGCCGGATGGATCGAAGCTGTCTGCGGACCTGGCCACGCGTCTGCGTCGCTTTTCGTGCGTCGGAGCTTCGTACGATCACATGAAGGACCTTTGTACGGAAGCAATTGAGGCAGCCCCCAGCAATGCCGACAAGCGGCAAGTCATCAAGGACATGCTCGCTCTGACCAAGACATGGCCACTGGAGTACAGTGAGAAACGCTTTATCGGATGGTGCGAAGAACGTCTGGGGCAGCTCTTCGAAGAGCAACTGACTACCCCAGAGCGACAAGACTACGCCGCATTCCGGCGCGAACTGCTTAATCTGCCGACGATGAATCGCGATCCGATGGGATACTTCTCGCAAGAGCGCTTCAACGCCGAGATGCTAGTAGCAATTCAGCAGGAACGCTGGAACGACATCCTTGACAGCTGCGAAGCGATGCGTCGCTACTACTCATACGACCCACGCAAAGTGCGAAGCGACTTCCCCATTATTAACTGGGCAGGCGGCATCGCCGTACGTCACTCGAATCGCGCCAATCAAGATGCCGACTACCTGACCGAAGGTCGTTCGACCTCGTTGTTGGTCGAGGACCTCAGCAAGGAAGCGTACAACATCAGCGCGGAACTCAACGCCGCTCTGGATAGTGACGCGATCGCGGATGCGTGTCGCTTGATTACGCAGATTCCCGAGTCGGCCGCCGAAGGGCTGGCCCCCTCAGGCAGCGATCCCGATCACCTCTTCTCGGTGACGGCTGCCATCCAAATGGCCGTGCAAAATCATGAAGCCTTGCAGCATCAAATGGAAAAGGAACATGCCGACCTGGCTCAACTGCGTGTGAACTCCGCCATCCAGCGCGGCGATCGCAAGGTGGTCGAGTTGGTGACGCTCCAGTTCTTCGATACCAAGGCCGCTGCCGAAGCTCACTTGTGGCTCGGCGATCAAGCCACGTCGGCTGGCGACTTTGCCTCGTCGCTACAGCACTACATCAAAGCAGCTCGGTCGGCAGAGGGTGAGTTGAAATCGAAGGTTGATGCTCGCCTGCTCATGCTAGGGCACATGCCGTCAGGCGACCAGGCAGAACCGAACGGATCGATTTCGATTGGTTCGAAGACCCTCTCAGCGAACTCCTTGATCAATGAAACGGCTGTAATCCGCAGCACCCACGCAGCGCAGCAGGAAGTCGCCGGAGCGGATGCCAACCCAGCAGCCAATGCGGCCTGGCCGGCCATGGCCTCGATCCAACCGAGCGACGTCGTGCTGCGGGGATCGTGGGGACGCGAGCAAGACCGAGTTCCATCCGCCGTGCGTGATTCGCATGTCGATTGGCACGGCCAGTCCCTCGGAATGACGTCCTCCGGCGACCAGGCCTTCCTCTGCAATCGGTTTGAATTATGGAAGCTCGATCTGAAAAACCAGAAAGAACTGTGGAAGCGATCCGAGAAGGACAAGGACCGCGGTAAGGCGCACGCCTTTCCTTACACGCGTTGCGTCCCCTTGCTGGTTGGCGACATGGTCGTCACGCGGATGCTTCATGAGAAAGGGTTTGCTCTGTACGGGTTCGATCGCGAAACAGGGGACCAGCGTTGGGTAACGAATCTCGATGATCAGATGGTCCTGGCCACCGATCCCGTTTCCGTTCAGGGGCGCGTGCTGATCGTGACGCTACGGGAAGTTTCTCAATCGACCTATGCCGTACGACTTTCGCGGGTCGATCTATCCACCGGCGAGATCCTCGACAGCCATCCGCTGTTTCGCATTCGTGATACCTGGTTCGACCGAGGAATTGGCAACGTGGTCGCACATCGCGAACAGCTCTTGATCGATCTGGGTGGCGTGCTGGCATCGTGCGATATCTCTGGTCACTTGCAATGGGTCCGCAAGCAACTGACGTTTCCCCAAAGGATCGATTCGCGGTGGGCAGCCCAGCAGCTGAGTAACATTAAGATCCTGGGAGATCAGGCAATCTCGTTCCACGCGGGTGCGCTTCGCCTGGAATGCTTCGACGTGGCGACCGGCACGCTCCGCTGGACCCTGCCAGGGACCGATGTGCAATCGATCGAACTGCTCGACGACCAGACGCTGCTTGTTGAACAGCCAGACCGATGGCTGCTGGTATCGGCAGAAGGGGGCAAGGTTACGTCTGAGGTAGCCAAGCCTGAAAACCTTCTCTCGTGGCATATCACCCAGGACGCCTTGATTGGCCTGACCTATCGGGGGCCGGAAGAGAAGGATCAAAAGGGGACGATGCAAGTGGTGCGTCTCGATGTTCGGTCAGGCGAAACGAGCGAGCTTCAGTCGATCGAGGTACCCGGCAAGGAACTGCCAGCGGCTGGCCCCCTCTTCTTTGGGCCTGACAAATGGCATTTCTGGCAAAGCGAAGACAAGAACAAGGACGAACGCCGGCTGATGGTGGTCCAGTAG